The stretch of DNA TAATTACGGCCGGTGTCAATATCTCCTTCGGGAGCTGCTTCCCCTTCAGGCTCCTCATCAGACCCGCCCCGACTGCCTTTTTCATCATCATCTTCGTCGTCGAAGGAGACAAGCTACCTGGCTTCAGCTTCGAGCGCCTTAGCTCGGGCAATCTCTTCGGAAAGTTCAAAACCTCGAGTgtggatttcctcgagggtttccctccgggaTTGGCACTTTGCCAAGTCAGTAACCCGTTGCTCTCGGTCAGAAGCCTCCCTTAGTTGCATTTGAGaagcctcggcatcagcccgatacatAGCAAtagacttgtccgccatgacttttGATGACTCGATCTCCGCCTTCGCCTTAGCAAGTCtggtttcaagctcctcgatcctcctTGCCTGGGCCGAACTTTTTTGCCTGACGCCTCGAAGTTGAACATCAGCCGATAATAGTTTGGCCAAGatagtttctttttctgcagccaggcggtctatatctccttccaccgatcacacTCGGCCTTGATCTGATCGACTTCTCCCCGAAGCAACCccatcttttcaaccttttgttgCAGCTGAGATAACAAAGTGTTAACTTTCACAGTTGGGTCGAAtccatactctaacagaacgatGCTCACCTGTTTATCTAGCTCGGCCTCTTCATAAGCCttggccaaatctgcttggaggtcctttataatcTCGTCTGTTTGGCCGCAAAGAAGCTTCAGAGCATCTCTCTCCTCCGAGATGTTTTGAAGCTCGGCCTCACACTAGCTGAGATCAGCTCGAAACTTGCCAAGGGCCTACACAAAAGGGAAAACAATGCAAGTTAGGTTTAGAATAGAGCATAGAAACCAAGcgcagtaaaatcattacccgagatatgaaacgttgggcctcttctagaagAATAGAAGCGTTACTAatatcggaggcatcatcgactccagtaaagcaatcccgaaaaggatcCCATACACtggagcctccgcccatatcaggggtcttcaattctcgagcttcccttAACGCCTCATCAGAAAAGGTCagaagagaaggcaaatgacccactgTCATAGTCCCAAGTGAATATCTTGGGATGCTCTGATCGATCCTCGGGGTATCAGAACCGGCCCCGTCCGGTGTAGCCGCCATCAGCTCAGAAGGTCTGGCGACCTCGATGGCTTTCGCAAATCAGACCACCAGTGCCAaaacatcttcttcttcttctttatctctcagtcgttggaccgagtccatcgcAAGATCGATTACCTTTTttctcacccttcgagtttttgGATTAGGGTCCTCGGACTGAGAAGCAGCTTTCTGCTTTTTATATTTCCCCGATTTCggaaccggggacttggttccttcctcaccactcgaaggcctcaaaacgccATCCTTGGTCACGCCTGCATGAAAGAAAGTCAGTAAAGAATGGAGCATAAAATGTCTCAAAAACATAAAAGGGACCCTTACCATGATTCCTGgactcccatctaccttttgccaagTCACGACAGgcacgttcggcataagaggaagttaaggctaactttcgaacccaatcctcgaggtcaggTACCGCTTGAGGCATCCAAGGGATAGCTGCACATCGGAGGGGGATATCAGACGGAATTGGAGAaagatacaaaaaaaaaattacttacgGTTGAAATTCCactcctcggggaacgacatcttctcttccggaataaggtcacgggtcctcacccgaataaaGCGGCCCATCCAACCTTGATCCTTGTCTTCATTGATGCTCGACATTAAAGATTTTGTTGCCCGGTGGTGGATCCTGATTAGTCCTCAAAAGATTTGAGGACGATATAATCGCATGAGGTGATTTAGAGTAAAATCCACCCCCCGggccttgttggagaagaagcgcggtatgattactatgcgccatagagaagggtgaatttggccgagagtgacctgatatcttttgcaaaaatcaataatCATTACATCGACGGGACTCAAAGTGAAAGGTTAAGTATAAACaattaaaaacccctccacgtgAGTGATGATACTCTCTTCGGGAGAACGAATTTTGCAGcacaacctcgggaccccagttgcagtccttcctcacagcctcgagatggctctctgttatcgagcacatgtataTCGACATATGCTCACATCGGCCTGGAACCGACAAAGggttttcaaccttaaaatcggccTTTAGAATACACGGGCCAGGAACGTACTCGTAGGGaagcggctccaccggcgccttatcgCCGTATTGCCGGGAAGAgaaagctttctccttctgcagtacggtttttgaagtttttgccattggtATAAGTAAAAGAGGGacaaaggaagataaaagaaagatGGTTTCAAACTCTGATGAAGATGGCTCTACAGGCGGCGAAATAGAGACgaaaagagtaagaaaatttgggggtttgattAGAGTAACAGATAAAGTTTGATTTATGAATGGGCTATTTATGGGCTGAACAGAGGCGGTACAATCTCAGGTAATGGCAGACATcgactgacatgcattaaataccttggtAAGCTGAACCTCAATACAAACGTCAGTATACATCTAATCATACCgttggaaaatcatatcgtttctcatcatatccttcccgagaaacgaggggactatctgtatacggtcgaaatctaTTAGTCAGTCGTACAGACTGGTCGAGATGATAATGcttcgatcaaagggtatctgcGTAATGTCAGGTCGAGGTCTGAAGTAAGGACATCATGTTTCGAGTTCTAAGATCGATCAATGATcagttcggtatcattatcgagcccataaccaaatcgaactacgaggtgACGCGAAAGTTGTCaaagatgcatagaccgaccaacTCTCACCTCGAATATCTAGACTCCGAGTCAGGATCAAGCTCGAGTCAAGGCCAATGGCTCGATCcaatatcgagttcgagtcagtatcgagctcacaaatAAGGGCCattgcaaccgcactaagggaaagAATCCTAGCAGGAATAAGGgaaaagacaattcatcatgggttctccactatatattttttattgtatataaagtaggatccctctactataaagaggggGGATTGTTGTAAGCATGAGGACATTCACACATTGTAACAAAAGTCTACTTCTCATATCGAAAGATCAACCTCTTGAGTCTGTTTTACTTTATCTCATTCATTCTTCTCGCTCAGTATTTTATCTCTCATTCCCATAGTCTAGAATATACGCATTTCTGTTTCTCTggacgatttgtgtcaagttatatcacacatccttagaactacttataaatttaactctatctgaTTTTGCGGGTAAACATTATGAATTCAATACTTGAATCTAGTTTAGCCGTGTTTGTTTCATATCCgttaaaatatgaaataggtGATTTTTTTTGGGTTCATTCTTTACATCTTTAATTTCAATTCTATGGGCACCAAGTTGGTTTTCTTGTAATTATTGCTCTCTTTAATTAGGCAAATTGCATAAGGGGATCCTTCAGGTGGCGGAAAGTAATTTTGGTTTACATTGCTCTTCTATGATATCTCATGAAGGCACCACATAATAGTTGAATAAACTCTCAAGAGATTAGAGGCAGGGATATAAAATTTGAGGACTTTTGCAATTACAAATGTTTTGTCctgttatttttctttattaatcAAAGAACTAATTGATGATACATACACTACAGAGAGTAATCCTGATTTAAACTTTCctaaatattatattatacagTCGGACCTCTCTATAATAATATCTctatataacagtcattcactataaaagccaaaaaaaattcggaatcgatttttatgttatgttataatatgtgCCCTCTGTAACACCACTTTACTATACCAGCCAGAAAATATCGGAACAAATGaaactgttatagagaggtttgactttATTTAAGAAAGGGAAGAACAAATAAGAGACATTACTTATCATGATCAAGCTTTTGAAACTAGTGAAATGCCAGTAGCATTCGCAGAATTAATACAAGAGATCTCTTCAACTATTTTCTCAAGTGCAATATCATCTTTTAGTATATCTGAATGAGAAACCCCTTGTAACTTGGTCACTTTAAGGGGTTGGTGACTATTGTTAGCCCAATTTGATTCAATAGCCAACAAGCTTAACATATTCACCGTGCCATCTCCATCCCCATACACTATCTCAGGCCGCTTATCGAAGTCGCCATCTCCATAGAACAACGTCTCCGGAGTCTTAACTCCACTGCCAATTATGCAAGTGACGGGCACTTGAGGCGCAGTTAAGTTCTCGAGCAGGGGCAGAATACGCGATGTGTAAGGCAAAACACCCTGAGAGAAGCCGATATCCTTGAAGAATTTCGGGATATCATGAGCTGAGTATGCAGCATTCGGAGTAATAACAAGTGGTCTTGTGGTCCCAAATACTTTTGGAGAAGGCAAAATCCACATGTTACTTTCAGAACTCCTCTGTTCTTCCCTTACTAGCAATGGATTGACTAAAGGCACTCCAAGTGTATTCCCTGAAGCAAAAGTGACCATCTGCTCAACTGTGCCTCCCCAGGGTGCGGACAATGCTATGAAATGTTTGATGTATTTTTGGCTCCAGGATTCCGGATTTCGGTTGAGTAGTTGGAGGATAAATAGCCCTCCTAAGCTGTGTGAAAGAAGAATTACAGGTTTTCCTGCATTTGAATTGCTTGCAGTTTCTATTACTTGTTTTAGATCCATGAGGAATTTGGTACCAACATGACTAGGATGACCTTCAGCAGCTAAACCATAACGAAAATCATACGGTGCTCCAAAGAGGTTTCTGCCATCTCTatagcctaattgttgcaaagcGTTCACGAGGGGCGCCATATATTCTGTAATTTTCCTGCAAAACGTGTTCCTTTTAAGTCGTTCATGAAAACTACACAAATGTTTTATTTGACTGAAGTTATTTTTTTACACTTTATGATTATAAAACTTTTTAATAAATTGAACTGAAGTTCAGGTTATCATTCCAACTACTTACGTGCCTAATGTGCAATTTAGCTAGTAAATTAGGTGTCACTTGGGAATAAAGGTGGTATGGGGTAAAATTGCTTTATAACAATGGTCGAATGGTATCATGACAGGTGAAATCGAAGGTAAGAAAAAGGCAAGTCAGGCAACAACCAATACCGGACATCGTGATAAATCCCGAAAGTAGCGTAGTTAACGGGAAGAGATCAAGGGTTTGCCATCAGATAGTCTCTAATATTAAATGAGCGATCGCTACAAAGAATATTTGATTTCATGgtctgccgttacatattcatcaatgacttttttattattatttaagaggagcttgatcctaggatcttgtttccctatATAAAGCTATAAATAGCAGGCTCAACACCCATTTTAAGGACACGAAATTCTCAGCATACAAAAGTTTTATTTAATTACTTTTGCTCTCAATTAAGCAGCTTTACTTGCACTTTGTCCTTACTTTCACTTTTGTGCTCGAACGCATTAGGAGCCAGGCTTGTCATTTTCTTCAACTTCAATTGCTAATCTTAatgtttattttatctttttatcattttttggaTCAAATAAGTTTGTTTGTCTATAAATTACGTAATAAATTTACTtctaccgttttacgggtaaacaaagcTATACCGGTAACTTATCATAATTATAGCTTGCATTCATTATCAAATAGAAATTTGTCAGCCATTAAATTAACCATTTTCTACTGTCAAAATAATACTCATGATTAACCTTTATAATCAACTAAAACTCAGAAGTATAATGTATGCTCATAATTCTAAATAAGGACAATAAGTGGGAACTTACTTGAGATTAGGATCAAGATAAAGAAGTGACGTAGTAGAACCAAAGTGTCTAACTCTAGTCTGCACACCAGGAGCATTATAATAATCATCTAAGTCAGTGTCATAGTAAAGCTTCATCCTCTGATTAAAACACTTGGTAAAGGGTGCCAAAAGTACACTTGGATCAAACCATATCCTAAACCAACCTTCAAAATCTTTCTTTAATGGGTACCATCTGTTGCACACCAAGCTTGTAGGCTTGTACTCTTTGGTCAATCTTGCTTCAAACTGGTTCCCACCAGCTCCTGGTACTAATATCAGAGGGTGGAGGTTTGCAGTTGATTGACAAGTGTACAACATCATAGCCGTTGAAACTATGATCATGGATATGTCTATGACTTTCATGACTAACAAAGTTGAATGCTTTCAAGTTCAGAAGGAACAGAGAGGAAGTTGTCTATGCCCATTATGATTGGATTATGATATGGAGATTACTTGTTCATTGTCTTTGTGGTGGATAATGTGTTGACGTGTTTAGTTGCATAATGGGCTTTTTGGGACTTCACTTTGGGCCTCCATCAGTGCTGATTGGAGGGCCACAAGGATACTCCGCAAAATGCAAGCAAGAATTTACGTTGGGTGTCCCTGTTAACAAACATTAACAATTTTAGACTCCCGCCAGAAACTCCTGCTCCTTCTTCTTCCTCCTTTCAATATATCCAACTCATTGCTTATTTGTGGTTGGATTGATTTGAACGAAGAAAATTGTAGACACAATTGTTGGGTTGAGTTTGACAAAGTTTGGTATATTGATTTTTAAAGTTTGCATTGAATCTAACCATCAAATATTGTTAGGTTGAGCTTAACATAGTGAGTATATCaaatttggtgtcaataacttaattttgaagcaaaaatatTTCAGTTAATTTCTACACGGCAAGTTATACTGATTCATCAAGATTTGACCACAAATCCTTACGGATCCCCAGGAATTCAACCACAAATCCTAAAAGAATCCTAGCGATCCTTCAGGATTTGGCCAGAAATTAGATGGATCGCCATTACTTGTGACTGTCAGGATTTTGACACATATTTTTGCAAAACTGTTTTTTAATGAGGTCAAAACTTAAACGGTAATACTAAAAGATCCTATTTGTACAAATCATAGCAGGTCCTCGTAAAAAGAAATTATGCGTGCTTCATCTGTTAGATGGTCTGGATCGGTCTATACAATGAACGAAAAAGTCTAATAAAGCAATATGCAAGATAGAAAAACCGATCTATATAGGTAGAAGGGACATGTTAttacggggcacaaaaatgcctacttctgcccaacattttcctttaaatcaccaggcactattcaatccaaaaagtcctaacctcccttcgtaaatggctaaggatgactgtgcgaccaaagtgcgggctgcgaaacggttatgcgatcgcagaaatagccgcgaaatcgacatcaaaaatgccccagaaaactgcctcactttgtgacaattatgcggtccgtagagaggttctgcggcaacaaaacgggccactgaaatgcctacttctacccaacatttccctttaaatcaccaggcactatttaatcaaaaagtccgaacctcacttcgcaaaagtctaaggatgattgtgcgaccaaagtgcagtcCGCGAAACAGTTATTctatcgcaaaaatagccgcgaaatcgacatcaaaaactccccagaaaactgcctcactctacgaccattctgcagtccacggagaggttctgcggccgcagaacggttcacataaatgcctacttctgcccaacattttcctttaaatcaccaggcactattcaatccaaaaagtctgaacctcccttcgAAAAAGTCTAAGGATGTGTGTGCGACCAAAGCGCgtcccgcaaaatggttatgcgaccgcagaaattgccgcgaaatcgacatcaaaaatgccccaaaaaactgcctcactccgcgaccaatctgcggtctgtagagtggttctgcggccgcagaacggggcacaaaaatacctacttctgcccaacattttcctttaaatcaccaggcactattcaatccaaaaaatccgaacctcccttcgtaaaagtctaaggatgactgtgcgaccaaagtgtggcccgcaaaacggttatgcgatcgcagaaatagccgcgaaatctaCATCAAAAATTgtcccagaa from Nicotiana tomentosiformis chromosome 11, ASM39032v3, whole genome shotgun sequence encodes:
- the LOC104116581 gene encoding lecithin-cholesterol acyltransferase-like 1, with the translated sequence MKVIDISMIIVSTAMMLYTCQSTANLHPLILVPGAGGNQFEARLTKEYKPTSLVCNRWYPLKKDFEGWFRIWFDPSVLLAPFTKCFNQRMKLYYDTDLDDYYNAPGVQTRVRHFGSTTSLLYLDPNLKKITEYMAPLVNALQQLGYRDGRNLFGAPYDFRYGLAAEGHPSHVGTKFLMDLKQVIETASNSNAGKPVILLSHSLGGLFILQLLNRNPESWSQKYIKHFIALSAPWGGTVEQMVTFASGNTLGVPLVNPLLVREEQRSSESNMWILPSPKVFGTTRPLVITPNAAYSAHDIPKFFKDIGFSQGVLPYTSRILPLLENLTAPQVPVTCIIGSGVKTPETLFYGDGDFDKRPEIVYGDGDGTVNMLSLLAIESNWANNSHQPLKVTKLQGVSHSDILKDDIALEKIVEEISCINSANATGISLVSKA